CATTCTCACATGGTTCAATTGTAGTTGGGTTGTTGGCATTGTGTAATGATTTGTGATTTGTGTTTCTCCTGGCAGGTATCACATGAGACGCAGAAACCTCAATCCACCCAAAGACAGATAATACTGGACTGTTCTTCATTCTTCTTTGATGTCTGTTTTTTTACTTCCATTataacacattaaataaaactCTCCAAACAGCTGTGGGTATGGTGTGTTTGTAATTCCAAGATTTGTTCTTTTATAGCAGTATTTTTTAGTAAGAGTGTCAGTTAATAAGCTGTTTTAACTCAAAATCAGACTTAAATATGTTCCTAACCCGGTTAAGGTATTTATTCATGGAATTGTTTACATGTTGTTATACTTTTTCTttactaaatttaaaaaaaaattattgtgaaGAGCAGTTTTAGTAGCTGAGACTAGACTACACCTTACCTCAatgcttaaaatataaaaaaaaaaactattttaaatttaatacattaaattactttaaatacaattaagacaaaaagttCTAAAAAGTACACAAcgaaaaatgtttgtaaaatgtatttattaaaaaaacgaaactacATTTCCCAGAAAAAAACTGATCGGGCTGATGGTGACGTTATTGCCGGAAGATTTGCGCGCATGCGCTGTCGAACTAAACGCAAGGAGTAGGCAGCGGGCCACAGCGTAAACGGCATTAAAACACGAGATGGCTGGATTGCCGCGCAGGATCATTAAGGTATCATCTGTAAAATGATTATTTATGTCCAACGCGCCGTTATTTGTGCGCACTGCTAAAGCGATGCGTTATAAAGCAGTGTGAAATGGCACGTGCTGGTGGCCCGAGCTTGCGCGCTGCAGCAGGGTGGCTCCCGCGCGCTTACTATTTATACATTACAGATATTATGATCAAATAACCTTTATTAAACGAGCGCACGGATCACTATGCTCGGAtctgtgtgttttgtgtatAGGGCAATGATGTATATGAGCAGTGGTATTGTAACTGCATACTGGGGGATTCTGGGTGTGTTTAAAGCCCTCTGTATGACACATGAAGATGTATATGGATGCAGATGGGTCTCATCTTCAGTGGGAAACTGTTTAGacgtgtgtgcatgtgttttcATGACCAAAAGGGGTGGATTTGTAAATAAATCTTAGACTTTTGACATTTGGCATGTAGCCTGATCCACATCACAAAGATTCATCCACACAGATTGggtttatttggaaaaaaatggaAGAAAGAAGTgaaataatcgtctcattgaATAGAAActattcattatttattaacAAATTCGTAACACAAAGTTGTTATCTGGTTTATTTGTTAATAAGCatctaaatgaaaaaaattctgTTCACAAATGCGAAAATATTGTACATTTCAATTAACTCTATGTTAGCGCTGATTTTAACAACACCTTACCTCATAAATACGACTAATACCAAAATGCAACTGATGTGAACTGACACTTTCACTTTTTTCATATGTGGGTGTGTCTCGATAGGAAACGCAGCGCTTGTTGGCCGAGCCTGTGCCTGGTATCAAAGCGGAGCCGGATGAGGGGAACGCACGATATTTCCATGTGGTCATCGCCGGTCCACAGGATTCTCCATTTGAAGGCGGAACGTTTAAACTGGAGCTGTTCCTCCCAGAGGAATACCCCATGGCTGCTCCGAAGGTCCGTTTCATGACCAAAATCTACCACCCCAACGTGGACAAGCTGGGCAGGATTTGTCTGGACATTCTGAAAGGTGCAGCATGATCATTTGTCCTTTTTTGAATCTACACATGTTAACTAGGACACGTATTCAATGCctgttcatttttttgttttgttatataGATAAGTGGTCTCCCGCTCTACAGATTCGCACCGTGCTGCTGTCTATCCAGGCCCTGCTGAGCGCTCCGAACCCAGACGATCCGCTGGCCAATGATGTAGCCGAACAGTGGAAGAGCAACGAGGCTCAAGCCATCGAGACAGGTGTGTTCTTTATAGTTTCGGGAACTGTTCCTAACTCTTTCTCTCCTACAGCCAGAACATGGACCAGGCTGTATGCCGGGAACAACATTGAGGTTTAGAAGAAGGAAAAGATGTTGGAAACCAAGGGTGGAACAATCTCCTCCTGTCTtctattgcatttaaaggacactTTCTCAGACAAATTAAAAtggaaacagaaaaaaacaaacataagaTTTAAAACCAACTACTGCAGCCCATTGGGTGAGTGTATGATGTGTCAGTGAGTGGCTGTTCTCAGATCAGCTCAGAGCTAATGTTCGCTCCACTATTTGATCTCTCTCTGGTTCTGGCTTCGTGTAGTGACGGCCTGGGGCTTCATAACTTAGGGATTGAAGTTTCCCATCTGCTATTTTATGGTCACTACACTGTGTCCGGTCCGAATGTGTAGTTCAGTCTATCACAATCCTTCACACAGTGGCTTTGACTGGAAACGGATTGTAGGTTTGTGTGTCCTGTGCCCGACACCGGGGTAGATGGTTAATCTGTATTTGGGCAAGGGGGGCTGTTAACATGGGTCGCTTATGCTGCTTCTTGGTCAGGGACAAAATGATGTgaatttttgacttttttttctTCCTGTGAAACTCTTCAGCATGTAGTTAATCCGTCTAAATCATACAACATGCATACAAAATCTGCTCTGACGTTGTTGTGCTCCAAACAAAGCTTgcgtgaatgtgtgtgtatgtaaagGTTTGTGATTAGGCTGGTGTGGAATCTGTATGACTTGTCTGGGAAAATTAAATCTGTACATGTTcagttttagtaaaaatattttttgttatgttATTTGGTTCGATCTCTTTATTTCAAGAGTGCTTTTTAggtttaaatgtgaaaataaaatagggctgcataacaactaatcgcaattaatcgtttgcagaataaaagttttggtttacatcatatatatgtgtgtattttgtataataattatgtataaataaatacacgtgcttgtataattttaagaaaaataactgtatatattaagtattcatatttatatataatataaatataaaaatgtatttacacatgtaaatatttcttaaatgtatacatgcatgtgtgtgtatttatttatatagataattattaattaaaatacaaacacatatttgtttcagcagtaacaccataaacaagcggctgtcgcggtctgCACGCAACTTCctgtaaactccgctaagaataaataacaacaaagttctttaaacgtagtttttttttatatataacaagcaaaaaaaacccACACAGATTACCTAGAAAACCGATACATtcgttattttcgacgaggcatttgttcaagagatcagtttagcaaagtcagatcattaaaaaatacgaaaccggaagtaaagttcggatccagacatgtatcgcgtcagcgcacgcgcgtccgatgaaaccgtctataaccaattttattttttgcaaacgattagttgttaTGAAGCCCTCGAAACATgtcgtgtatatatatattccaTAACATTTATCTCAGATATCAGGTGTTGTTGGTTTGTCGGGGGAGTCACTGGATTAAATTTAGACCCCACCCTGGATATTTGTGTTTAATACTCTGTTTTACTTTGAAATATATCTCATTACAGAGGTAAGCTAAATGCCATTACATGTTGACTATAAACAGTAGCAAATAATTTTATTAGCCATTGTTTTATGAAAACACATCTGG
The sequence above is a segment of the Misgurnus anguillicaudatus chromosome 1, ASM2758022v2, whole genome shotgun sequence genome. Coding sequences within it:
- the ube2nb gene encoding ubiquitin-conjugating enzyme E2Nb, with protein sequence MAGLPRRIIKETQRLLAEPVPGIKAEPDEGNARYFHVVIAGPQDSPFEGGTFKLELFLPEEYPMAAPKVRFMTKIYHPNVDKLGRICLDILKDKWSPALQIRTVLLSIQALLSAPNPDDPLANDVAEQWKSNEAQAIETARTWTRLYAGNNIEV